TGCACCTCGACGACCTAGCCAAGTGGTTCCGATTCCCTTACCCAGACCGGATGCACCGCCCATCTGGGAATTACCGGGTGATCCCGCCGTTTCGCCACAGCCAGGTCAACCTAAAGCCTGTTCTACTAGTGGTCGCCCCACTCTCACCACATTGGTGCCCAAAAGTAATATTGGCTTAAGTGCAACGGCTTTTCCAACCTTTTATTGGTTTACCCCCACTAATAGCTACCGCATCGTCCAGTTCAGTTTGTACGAGGTAGGGGCTGGAGGTCGCTCTAGGAAAGAAGTCTATTCCACTACTTTTCAGGCTTCAGGTAAAGCAGGACTATCTAGAATTTCCATCCCCGATCAAGAATCAACCCTCGCCTTGAAACCAAAAACAGATTATCAATGGGTCGTGGGACTCTTCTGTACTCGCAAGGGCCGCAATGGCATCATCGCCAATGGGTGGATTCGCTATGTACCGCCTACCCAAGACGTAGCTAAAAAGGTCTCAAAATCTAAACTTAAGGATCAGGTCAACGCCTTTGCAGAAGCAGGCTATTGGTATGATGCCGTGCAGGCCTTAGCCGCCGCTCGACGGGAGAAGCCTGAGGATGGACGTCTTAGTAAGACATGGAAAACACTATTTGAAGCAGACGCCGTTCAACTTTCGGAGATTGCTGCTCAAAAATAGTTCGATAGGGCTTCATCAAGCTGATAGGCTCCTCATCCTAAGGGTTCCGCAATAAATCCCTCACATCTCATCCTCATCCCATGAAGAACTTGCAATCTTCAGCTGCTCCTCATGGATAAATTGCATGGACGTTGGGGTAGGAATCTTGCGCTCAAATAAAAAAGTCGTAGGGGGTTCACAGAGATAGCAATCTGATTCAAAGGCGATAAACCAACTACACACTTGAATCAAGTGCTTATAAGCTTGCCATAGCGGAACATTATACGGGGCCCTCAGGGTTCGTTGGGCAACAGAAAAATGAAAATCTAGCATGCATGCTTCCGTCGTATACCCACATCTTGGGAAAATCCAAGATATACCCTTTTCCCTTCTCCAGCTCAGGGGTAGATCATCCAGAAATTCATGCTGCAAAAAATTGGCCAGACTCTCGTCAATATAGCCACCTTTAACTTGGTTGCATGGATAGGCCAATGACCAATCCCAAGAACCGATACTCCCACGAAAGCGTTGTTGAAGATCATGGATTCTTGCCATTTCCAGGGTCGGGAAAACCATGCCATCCTGGCAATAATATAGGTTATCAAACCGGCCTTTAGTACTTGCTGCCAGAGCATGAGGGCCATCACAATAGTGAATATTCGGATAAGCCAAGCCAAGGATTTCGTATATCCTTTGAATTACGCCTTGAACTTGATTTCGATCAAGCCTGCTGGTTGAAATCGTGATTCCGTTCCATAAGCGGCAGTAGGTGGGGATAAAGCTTTTTTCTTCTTCCGTCAGCTCCTGTAACAACGCCATCCTGATTAATTCTGCTTGGTTAGATTAACGTTTTCTCTTCACCACAAAATACAGCCAGTAAAAAGCTGATAAGCACTTAAGCAGAAGTAATTACAATCTATTTCCTTGCTAAGCCAGGGTTTTAGCAAAAATGTTGTGAAATTAATTATGTCCTACTGCTTATCAACGGCCAAGCCATCACTTCAACCGGAATAATTTGCGAATGGGGCGCGATGATCTAGCTTCTAGTGAGGTGAGCAATTCATACTCTCCTGGACGAAACCTTTTTTTAGAGGGTGTAATCCCTAAGGTAAAGGCCCCAACCTTGCGATCTAGCTCACTCGTTTCTCGAAAAACTTGAATGGGGGGAATTTTGTCATCCTTGGTCTTGCCAAGATAGCGGAGGATATAAGTGATTTCAGAATCTCCTCGGAATTGTACATTCGCAATGCTGGGCAATTTAGCCGTAAAGGCTAGAGTTGTGATGTCAATCGAGAGTTCACTCAAATCTTCGGCACAAGGTTCTTTAGCATCGCTACTCCCCTCACAAATTTTGATACCACTGATGCTGTTATTTAAACCAGCATCCTCAATATCCCCCTCATTACGCTTGGTGACATCCTCAGGATCAGTCCATACAGAAAAGATCTGCTCTTCGGCCAACGGTTTTTGCTGACCAATTCCTTCCGGCATTAACGTAACGCGGTAGGTACCAGGCTGCAGATTAACCTGATCTAGCTGCAGGGCCACCTCTCGTTTCCCCTTCGGCACATCAAATACATTGCTAAACACCTCAGACTCTTGGTCAGGCTCTGGCCAATAATCCAGAGTAACCTTAACCTGTTTAGCTGCTTTACCTTTTCGGAGTTTCGCGCTGACCGAAATGGTTTGAGTTTGTTCTAAGAAAGCAATCTCATGCTTTTCACACTGGCCGTCTACCGGGGATTTACAAACGGCTACATTGGTAAAGCGGACCAGATTTCCCCCTGTCACCATCAATGCCGCAAACAAAACCATCACGGCTAAAAATATTTTCAAGAAGCGAGATTTTAGCCAGGGGAAACGCTGATTGAGGCGTCCTTGAATGGGAGGGGCCACAAGGATGACGGCGAGTAGTGCAATGATAAAACCAATCCACTCACCTGAAATCAACAAACCTGAACTCATGAGAAGTGCAACTACTGTGAGCAGCCACTGAAAAAATTTCATAGTTTTTGCAAAATATCACCAATTCCCCCATCGTTTTATAACACTAAATAGTCTATTTACTTTACTGAAATAGTAATTAAAAACTCTGGATAAAGTCAAAATTAAAGAGGTCAATGGCTACCCATGAGCACAAAAGTTTCTGTTTTTATTGCGACCAGCTTAGATGGGTTTATTGCCAGGAAAAATGGAGACATCGACTGGCTCGATGATGCCAATGCAACTGTCCCGGA
The Acaryochloris marina S15 genome window above contains:
- a CDS encoding DUF928 domain-containing protein — protein: MPKYCSTPAKRIAILAAGGLVGVLLSALPSHAGFKPPGDLEKPGNRRGLATRAFEPKKGPLNESAPRRPSQVVPIPLPRPDAPPIWELPGDPAVSPQPGQPKACSTSGRPTLTTLVPKSNIGLSATAFPTFYWFTPTNSYRIVQFSLYEVGAGGRSRKEVYSTTFQASGKAGLSRISIPDQESTLALKPKTDYQWVVGLFCTRKGRNGIIANGWIRYVPPTQDVAKKVSKSKLKDQVNAFAEAGYWYDAVQALAAARREKPEDGRLSKTWKTLFEADAVQLSEIAAQK